In Halothermothrix orenii H 168, the sequence AAAAAATGTATAAAGAAAGTAAAAGAGTATTAAAGAGATTGGGTGTTAATATATCTCCTGAATCTAAAATAAAAGATTTAGGAGTAGCTCAACAACAAATGGTAGAAATAGCTAAAGCTCTGTCTTTAAATTCAAAAATTATTATCATGGATGAACCTACAGCAGCTTTAACTGACGAAGAAAAAGAAAATTTATTTGAAGTAATTAAACAATTAAAGAATGAAGGTATTTCAATAATATATATATCACATTATATAGAAGAAATTAATAGGATCGGAGATCGAGTTACGGTATTACGAGACGGGAGAAAAATTGATGTTGTACCCGGGTCTACTGACCCTGATAAGCTAATATCATTAATGGTTGGAAGGGATGTTGATGAGCTTTTTCCAAAAGAAAAAGTTGATATTAAAGGAGAAACATTACGGGTGGAAAATATATCCCGGGGAAAAATTTTGAAGAATATATCTTTCACTGCAAGAAAAGGTGAAATTGTTGGTATTGCAGGTTTGGTGGGGTCCGGGAGGACAGAATTGCTCAGAGCCATTTTCGGTGCAGACAAAATAGATTCAGGTAAAATATTTGTTAATGGTAACCAAGTAGAAATAAATTCTCCTGGTGATGCTATTGAACTGGGGTTAGCCCTTGTTCCTGAAAGTAGAAAAGAACATGGATTAAACCTGGGTATGAGTGTCAAGGATAATATTACTTTAACCCATTTAAAAGAATATGTTAACAATATTTTTATCAATAACGACAAGGAAGAAAAAGTAGGTAAAGAATTTGTAAATAATTTAAGAATTAAAACACCTTCAATAGAACAAAAGGTTAAGTATTTAAGTGGTGGTAATCAACAGAAAGTAGTTATAGCCAAATGGCTATCCAGGAAATGCAATATTTTATTTTTCGATGAACCTACAAGAGGGATTGATGTTGGGGCAAAAGCAGAAATATTTGAATTGATGAACCGTCTGGTGTCAAATGGGGCAACAATAATTATGGTTTCTTCATATTTGCCTGAAGTCCTGGCTATGAGTGATAGAATTCTTGTTATGTCAAGGGGTGAAATTACGGGGGAATTAAGTTCAAAAGAAGCGACACAGGAAAAAATTATGCATTATGCCACTATGAATGTAATTAATTAAAAATTAAATTAAAAAGGAGTGAAAAATAGTGATTGATAATGGTGTCAATGAAACCCAAATGAGTTTTTTTAAGAGGTTTTCTGAGAAGATTATTCCTTTTACTGGATTATTGATAATTTGTATAATACTTTCTATTGCATCACCCTATTTTCTTACCTTAACTAATATTATGGCTATAGGTATTCAGACTACAGTTATTGCCATATTAGGTATAGGTGTTACGTTTGTAATAATTACTGCTGGAATAGATTTATCTGTGGGGTCAGTACTAGGATTAGCAGGAGTAATAACTACCATAAGTATGGCTAATGGAATCAATATGTATTTATCTATTATTTTTGGATTATTGGTTGGTGCAGCAATAGGTTTTGTTAATGGTCTAGTGACGACCAAGGGTAAGATCCATTCTTTTATCGCAACTTTAGGTATGATGGGTATTGCCAGGGGATTAGCATTAATAATTACAGGAGGTATTCCAGTCTCAGGTTTACCAAGTGAATTTGATTTTATGGGAGCAGGAAAAATATTTGGTTTTTTTCCAGTACCGGTTTTTATTTTAATTATTGTTGCTATAATAGCACATTTAATTTTATCGAAGACAAGAATAGGAAGATATACATATGCAATAGGTAGTAACGCAGAAGCAACTCGCCTGTCAGGTGTTAAAGTTGATAAATATTTAATAATTGTTTTTACTATATCAGGGTTGATGGCATCATTAGGTGGCATAGTTCAGGCCTCTAGATTAGTAACCGGACAGCCTACTGCTGGAACAGGTTATGAGTTAGATGCTATTGCTGCTGCAGTAATCGGTGGAACAAGTTTATTGGGTGGAGAAGGAAGTATTTTAGGTACAATAATTGGAGCCCTAATTATGGGTGTGCTAAGAAATGGTGCTAATTTATTAAATATATCTGAATTTATTCAACAGGTTTTAATTGGGATAATTATAATTTCAGCTGTTATTTATGATAGACACCGCCGTAGTAAGAATTAAATTAAAAAATAATATTCTTTAAAAATAATTTAGATTTTATAGGAGGTAAAATTATGTCAAATAAAACAAATTTAAAAATTAACAAACAACATCGCTTAAGAGGTAATTTACCTAAAATCGGCATAAGGCCTGCTATTGATGGTCGTCGCAAGGGAATTAGAGAATCATTAGAAGGTCAGACAATGGGAATGGCTAAAGCTGTGGCTAATTTTTTAGAAGAAAATCTGAAGTATCCAAATGGTACACCTGTAGAATGTGTTATTGCTGATACTTGTATAGGTGGGGTAGCAGAAGCAGCTGCTACGGCTGAAAAGTTTTCACGAGAAGGTGTTGGAGTTTCGATTACAGTTTCACCATGCTGGTGTTATGGTTCAGAAACAATGGATATGAATCCATTGATACCAAAAGCCATCTGGGGTTTTAATGGTACTGAAAGACCTGGTGCAGTTTATTTAGCTGCTCTTAAAGCGGCACATGATCAGAAAGGGTTACCTATTTTCCCTATATATGGACGTCAAGTTCAGGATGCTGATGATAGAAGTATTCCAGAAGATGTTCAGGAAAAAATGCTCCGGTTTGCCAAGGCTGGATTAGCTGTGGCTATTATGCGTGGTAAGTCTTATCTGTCTATGGGTTCAGTTTCTATGGGAATTGCAGGTTCTATGGTTAATGAAGATTTCTTTCAGGAGTATTTGGGTATGAGAAATGAATATGTAGATATGTCAGAATTTATAAGAAGAATGGAAGAAGAAATTTATGATAAAGCTGAATTTAAAAGAGCAATGAAGTGGGTAAAAGAAAATTGTAATGAAGGTAAAGATAACAATCCCCCTCAAGTTCAACATTCTAGAGAGACAAAAGATGAAGAATGGGAAACAGTAGTTAAGATGACTTTAATAGCAAGAGATTTGATGGTTGGTAATCCCAAACTTGCTGAAATGGGTTATGGAGAAGAGGCTATGGGTCATAATGCTATAGCCGCAGGTTTTCAGGGTCAAAGACAATGGACTGATCATTTTCCAAATGGTGACTTTATGGAAGCTATTTTAAATTCTTCTTTTGACTGGAATGGACTCAGGGAGCCATTTATTATGGCTACTGAGAATGATACTTTAAATGGAGTATCAATGTTATTTGGTCATTTATTAACTAATACAGCTCAAATATTTGCTGACGTAAGAACTTATTGGAGTCCAGAATCAGTTAAGAGAGTAACTGATAAGGAATTAACTGGTAGAGCCCAAAATGGTATTATCCATTTAATTAATTCAGGTTCAGCAACATTAGATGGGACCGGTCAGCAAACTAAAAATGGTAGGCCTGTGATGAAACCTTTCTGGGAAATTAGTTCAGAAGAAGTTGAAGCTTGTCTTGAAGCGACTTCATGGCGACCTGCTATGTTGGATTATTTTAGAGGAGGAGGATTCTCGTCTAATTATTTAACTAAAGGTGGCATGCCATTAACAATGATTAGAATAAATATTATTAAAGGATTGGGACCGGTCCTCCAGATTGCTGAAGGTTATTCAGTAGATTTACCTGAAGACGTTCATAGAATTCTGGATCAGAGAACTGATCCTACCTGGCCTACTACATGGTTTGCTCCTATATTGACAGGAAAAGGTGCTTTTAAAGATGTTTATTCAGTAATGAATAGATGGGGAGCAAATCATGCAGCTGTCAGTTATGGTCATATTGGTGGAGATTTAATTACTCTAGCTGCTATGCTTAGAATCCCTGTTGCTATGCATAATGTATCAGAAGATAAAATTTTTAGGCCAAGTGCCTGGGATGGTTTTGGGACTAATGATTTAGAGGGAGCAGACTATCGTGCATGCAAGACTTTTGGACCTTTATATGGGTGAATGAATTCATTATTTTAACAAAGTTTAGTTGCTTATAATAAGGGGGTTTATGAGGTGGATTATTTAATAGGGGTAGATATAGGAACTCAAGGAACAAAAGCTATAATGATTAATAATCAAGGAAAAATTATTGCTCAAAGTTATAAAGGGTATAATGTAGAAACACCTAAACCTTCTTGGGCTGAACAATGGCCAGATGTTTGGGTAAATGCAACATATTTTACCCTGCAAAATGTTATTGAACAATCCAAGGTTGATCCAACTAAAATTAAAGGTGTTGCGATCAGTAGCTTATACGGAGGGTCAGGTATTCCTGTTGATGAAAAAGTTACCCCCCTGGCTCCCTGTTTAATATGGATGGACCGTAGGGCCGAAGAAGAAGTTAAATGGGTAAAAGAAAATATTGACTTGCAAGAACTATTTCAGATTACAGGTAATTTTGTTGATTCCTATTATGGGTTTACGAAAATGTTATGGATTAAAAATAACTGGCCCGATGTGTGGAGGAAAATCAATCTATTTTTACCGCCAAATGCCTTTGTGATTTATCAATTAACAGGTGAAATAGCAATTGATTATTCTTCAGCAGGTAATATAGGTGGAATATTTGATATAAAACACAGGAAATGGTCAACTAAGATGTTAGAAAAAATGGGTATTCCTTTAGAATACCAACCCCAAAAGATAATTTCTTCAACTGATATAGTAGGTAAAATTACTAAACAGGCAGCAGAAAAAACTGGGTTAAAAGTAGGAACTCCAGTAATTGCAGGAGGGGTAGATGCAGCTGTAGCAACTTTGAGTGCAGGGGCTTTAAGTGAAGGAGATCATGTAGCTATGATTGGCACTTCTATGTGCTGGGGATTTATTACAGAAAAAAGTAATATATCAAAGAAATTAGTTACTATGCCCCATGTAATTGATCCTTTAAATAAATTATATACATTCGGTGGTGCTGCGACAGCAGGTGCAATTATTAGATGGTTCAGGGATAAATTGGGAGAGGAAGAATTAGCTGTTGAAAAGAAACTTGATATTAATGCATATACCCTGTTGGAAATGAAATGCAAAGATATACCAGCTGGTTCAGAAGGTTTATTAGTGCTTCCTTATTTCATGGGTGAGAGAAGTCCCATCTGGGATAGTAATGCAAGGGGGACTATTATTGGCCTTAATCTTTACCACAACAAATATCATTTATATAAGGCCTTTATGGAAGGGGTAGCATATGCGTTAAGACATAATATGGAATCTGTTTTTAACAAAGATATAAATTTAGATGGAGAAGTAATTTTAGTTGGTGGTGCAGCTAAATCAAAGATCTGGCCTAAAATATTTGCAGACGTTACTGGTTTTCCAGTCAAAATAATTAAAAATGATGTAGAAGCTCCTTTAGGAGATGCTTTATTAGCTGGTGTAGGAACAGGTGTTATAAAAAATCCTGATATTTTAAAAGAATGGTTAATTTATGAAGACATAATTATGCCAGACAGGACAAACAAAGAAATATATGATGAATATTATGTGCAGTATAAAACAGCTTATATGAACTTGAAAAGTAATATGGAAGTTTTATCTCAATTAGGATGAAATTTCAGATAAATAGGACCAAGGAGGTCATCATATGGTAAAGGGTGGGTTGATTCATCCACATATATTAGAAAGTGTTGCAGCTGCTGGACATGGTGCACAAATATTAATAACTGATGGAAATTATCCAGCTTCTACTAAAACAAAAGAAGATGTAAACAAAGTATATTTAAATCTTGCTCCGGGGTTAGTTAATGTTACTGATGTACTTAAAGTTTTAGTTGAAGTTATTAATATAGAAGAGGCTACGGTAATGGCACCATCAAAAGGAGACAAGCCAGCTATATTTAAGGAATTTAAAAGAATATTAAGTTCTGGAACAGATTTTAATGAAATTGGACGTTTTGAATTTTACGACAAATGTGTATCTAATCAAGATCTATGCTTAGTCATTGTTACAGGGGAACAGAGAATATATGCCAATATATTATTGACAATTGGTGTAGTAAAATAATTTATAATATTTAAGAAAATACCTGGCCTGGTATGTATTTAGGGCCAGGTATTAAAGTTCTGATTATTACTGAAGTATCTTAATGAAAAATTTTAAGGAAAAAGTTTTATATTTTTAAGGAGGTGATCTGATGAATGAATACTTAAATCTTTTAGCTATTGATTTAGGTGCTTCTAATGGTCGGGCCATTATAGGTAAATATGATGGTAACAAAATAAAACTAGAAGAAGTGCATAAATTTAAAAATGGTCCAGAAAGGGTAACAAATAACTTATACTGGGATATTTTAAGACTTTTTCATGAAGTAAAAACCGGTATTACAAAAGCAAGTGAGTTTACAGATTATAATATAAGTAGTCTTGGTATAGATACCTGGGGGGTTGATTATGGTTTATTAGATAGAGAGGGTAATTTACTGTCAAACCCTTATCATTATAGAGATAATAGGACTGATGGTTTATTAAAAGAAATATATAAAAAAGTTAGTAAAAAAAGGATATACCAATTGACTGGAATTCAATTCATGCAATTAAACACTCTGGTTCAGCTCTATGCAGATTTGAAATATCGACCATGGGTTTTAAATAATGCTAAAAGTCTTTTGTTTACTCCAGATTTAATAAATTATTTTTTAACTGGAAAAAAATATAATGAATTTACTATATCATCAACTTCACAATTGCTTAATCCGCTTACAGAGAAATGGGAACATGAACTCTTTGAAGAATTAGATATTCCCAGTAATATTGTGGAAACTTTAATTTACCCTGGAACGAAAATAGGTAATATTATACCTGAGGTAAAAGAAGAGTGTGGGCTTAGGGGAGATTTGCCTGTAATTGCTGTTGGAAGTCATGATACAGCATCAGCAGTGGCTGCAACACCTTTAGAGGATAATAAAAATAGTATTTATATAAGTAGTGGGACCTGGTCACTGTTAGGGATGGAACTTGACCAGCCAATAATTAATGAAAAATCATTAAAAGAAAATTTTACTAATGAATGTGGTGTTGGTAAAAAAATAACTTTCCTAAAGAATATGTGTGGTTTATGGATGATTCAAGAATGTAAACGAATTTGGGAAAGAGAAGGCTTAGATATAAGTTATTCAGAAATTAGTAAGGCTGCCATGGAAGTTGATTCTTTTATATTTAATGTAAATCCTGATGATCCCAGATTTTTAAATCCCAAAAATATGCCCTTGGCTATAAAAGAATATTGTCAGGAAACTGAACAACAAATACCATGTAATTATGCAGAAATGGCCAGAGGTATTTATGAAAGTTTAGCGTTGAATTATAAAAGGGTTATAGATAAATTAGAAAAAATTGTAGGTGTTAAAATTGATAAAATACATATGGTAGGTGGAGGTATAAAAGCAGAAATATTATGCCAATTCACAGCAAATGTAACCGGAAAAACGGTTATAGCAGGTCCAGTTGAAGCTACTGCTATGGGAAATATACTGGCTCAGCTAATGGCCCGGGGAGAAATTAAAAATTTAAAAGAAGGTCGAGAAATAATTAAAAATTCAGTTGAATTAAAACATTATAACCCTTAATTAAAATCAGATAGGTGGTGTGTAAATTGCTTTTAGAAAAAGAACGAAAACAGATAGTTGAATATGGCAAGAAATTAATAGATTCAGGTTTGACCAGGGGAACAGGAGGAAATATAAGTATA encodes:
- a CDS encoding sugar ABC transporter ATP-binding protein — its product is MNYEIAVKMEKITKVFPGVKALDQVDLEVKKGEVHVLLGENGAGKSTLMKILTGVYSRTEGEIYIDGQKVEIQNTKKAMELGISMIYQEFNLAPHLNVQENIFLGREPFKNKLLGYIDEEKMYKESKRVLKRLGVNISPESKIKDLGVAQQQMVEIAKALSLNSKIIIMDEPTAALTDEEKENLFEVIKQLKNEGISIIYISHYIEEINRIGDRVTVLRDGRKIDVVPGSTDPDKLISLMVGRDVDELFPKEKVDIKGETLRVENISRGKILKNISFTARKGEIVGIAGLVGSGRTELLRAIFGADKIDSGKIFVNGNQVEINSPGDAIELGLALVPESRKEHGLNLGMSVKDNITLTHLKEYVNNIFINNDKEEKVGKEFVNNLRIKTPSIEQKVKYLSGGNQQKVVIAKWLSRKCNILFFDEPTRGIDVGAKAEIFELMNRLVSNGATIIMVSSYLPEVLAMSDRILVMSRGEITGELSSKEATQEKIMHYATMNVIN
- a CDS encoding ABC transporter permease; amino-acid sequence: MIDNGVNETQMSFFKRFSEKIIPFTGLLIICIILSIASPYFLTLTNIMAIGIQTTVIAILGIGVTFVIITAGIDLSVGSVLGLAGVITTISMANGINMYLSIIFGLLVGAAIGFVNGLVTTKGKIHSFIATLGMMGIARGLALIITGGIPVSGLPSEFDFMGAGKIFGFFPVPVFILIIVAIIAHLILSKTRIGRYTYAIGSNAEATRLSGVKVDKYLIIVFTISGLMASLGGIVQASRLVTGQPTAGTGYELDAIAAAVIGGTSLLGGEGSILGTIIGALIMGVLRNGANLLNISEFIQQVLIGIIIISAVIYDRHRRSKN
- a CDS encoding L-fucose isomerase, with the translated sequence MSNKTNLKINKQHRLRGNLPKIGIRPAIDGRRKGIRESLEGQTMGMAKAVANFLEENLKYPNGTPVECVIADTCIGGVAEAAATAEKFSREGVGVSITVSPCWCYGSETMDMNPLIPKAIWGFNGTERPGAVYLAALKAAHDQKGLPIFPIYGRQVQDADDRSIPEDVQEKMLRFAKAGLAVAIMRGKSYLSMGSVSMGIAGSMVNEDFFQEYLGMRNEYVDMSEFIRRMEEEIYDKAEFKRAMKWVKENCNEGKDNNPPQVQHSRETKDEEWETVVKMTLIARDLMVGNPKLAEMGYGEEAMGHNAIAAGFQGQRQWTDHFPNGDFMEAILNSSFDWNGLREPFIMATENDTLNGVSMLFGHLLTNTAQIFADVRTYWSPESVKRVTDKELTGRAQNGIIHLINSGSATLDGTGQQTKNGRPVMKPFWEISSEEVEACLEATSWRPAMLDYFRGGGFSSNYLTKGGMPLTMIRINIIKGLGPVLQIAEGYSVDLPEDVHRILDQRTDPTWPTTWFAPILTGKGAFKDVYSVMNRWGANHAAVSYGHIGGDLITLAAMLRIPVAMHNVSEDKIFRPSAWDGFGTNDLEGADYRACKTFGPLYG
- a CDS encoding FGGY-family carbohydrate kinase, whose translation is MDYLIGVDIGTQGTKAIMINNQGKIIAQSYKGYNVETPKPSWAEQWPDVWVNATYFTLQNVIEQSKVDPTKIKGVAISSLYGGSGIPVDEKVTPLAPCLIWMDRRAEEEVKWVKENIDLQELFQITGNFVDSYYGFTKMLWIKNNWPDVWRKINLFLPPNAFVIYQLTGEIAIDYSSAGNIGGIFDIKHRKWSTKMLEKMGIPLEYQPQKIISSTDIVGKITKQAAEKTGLKVGTPVIAGGVDAAVATLSAGALSEGDHVAMIGTSMCWGFITEKSNISKKLVTMPHVIDPLNKLYTFGGAATAGAIIRWFRDKLGEEELAVEKKLDINAYTLLEMKCKDIPAGSEGLLVLPYFMGERSPIWDSNARGTIIGLNLYHNKYHLYKAFMEGVAYALRHNMESVFNKDINLDGEVILVGGAAKSKIWPKIFADVTGFPVKIIKNDVEAPLGDALLAGVGTGVIKNPDILKEWLIYEDIIMPDRTNKEIYDEYYVQYKTAYMNLKSNMEVLSQLG
- a CDS encoding RbsD/FucU family protein, which encodes MVKGGLIHPHILESVAAAGHGAQILITDGNYPASTKTKEDVNKVYLNLAPGLVNVTDVLKVLVEVINIEEATVMAPSKGDKPAIFKEFKRILSSGTDFNEIGRFEFYDKCVSNQDLCLVIVTGEQRIYANILLTIGVVK
- a CDS encoding rhamnulokinase, with product MNEYLNLLAIDLGASNGRAIIGKYDGNKIKLEEVHKFKNGPERVTNNLYWDILRLFHEVKTGITKASEFTDYNISSLGIDTWGVDYGLLDREGNLLSNPYHYRDNRTDGLLKEIYKKVSKKRIYQLTGIQFMQLNTLVQLYADLKYRPWVLNNAKSLLFTPDLINYFLTGKKYNEFTISSTSQLLNPLTEKWEHELFEELDIPSNIVETLIYPGTKIGNIIPEVKEECGLRGDLPVIAVGSHDTASAVAATPLEDNKNSIYISSGTWSLLGMELDQPIINEKSLKENFTNECGVGKKITFLKNMCGLWMIQECKRIWEREGLDISYSEISKAAMEVDSFIFNVNPDDPRFLNPKNMPLAIKEYCQETEQQIPCNYAEMARGIYESLALNYKRVIDKLEKIVGVKIDKIHMVGGGIKAEILCQFTANVTGKTVIAGPVEATAMGNILAQLMARGEIKNLKEGREIIKNSVELKHYNP